Genomic DNA from Thermotoga petrophila RKU-1:
TGGTGAAGTTTATAATGGTTGCGTTCGATGTTTTTCTCACGGTATCAACGTACTCTTCTATTATGGGAAACGCCCTCAAAGCCGCTGAAAATCCCCCAACCCCTGTTGTTTCCTGACCTATGAGACCGTACTTCAGCGGAATGCCCTCATCGTTTTCTCTACCTTTGAGTCCGCCGGGTCTGAACTGAAAGATCACGTACTTCGCGTCCACGACAGCACTCTCGAAGGTGTCGCTGATGAGCACCTTGAACCTATCTTTGACGAGCCTTTTCACAAAATCAACGACGATTTTCTGCTTTTCTTCGTCGATGTCGTAGAAGATCACCTCGTCGATGCGAACATCCTCGGAGATGTCGAGAAGTCCCTTCACCAGCTCCGGGGTGTAGCTGCTTCCTCCACCTATCACCGCGATTCTCATTTCTTCACCTCCCTGAGGTAGTTCCTCACCAGTCTGTTGTAAAGGTCCTCTGTTACTCTCAGTCCAGAGCGTTCCATTGCAAACAACACGGCACCGATTACAGGGTCGTGCTTCGGTATGACGATTTCGTATTCTTTTCCGGTGGCGCTTTCTATCATGTTTATCAGAAGGGAAGGTGCGTTCTTGAAGAAGCTTCCCTCCAGGATCAGTTTGATGGGAGGTGTGAAGTTCAGTGCCTTTCTATGCGCGTCGATGATTTTTTTCACTTCAACCACGATCTCATCGAAAATTCTGAGAGAAACCGCATCACCTTTTTCGGCGCATCTGAACAGTGCCTGATTCACTCTCTTGACCAGCTCTGCTGTGTATCCTCCTTCGTAGTCGTATCTCAGAAGGTTCTCCACCGGGCCGATCTCTTTTTCCACCTCTTCAACGAGCGTCGTCCAGTCGTCTCTGCCGTCCTTTGCCCTCATCACAGCGGAGGTCACAAGAGAAGCGATGTAGTGTGAACCGAGTCTCTCACCCAGTGAAAAAGAAAGGCCTCCTATTCTGTTCACCCTTCTGCCGTCCGATGCGTAGGAGATGCTACCTGTTCCACAGCTCACCATGATGCCAATGTCGTCGAAAACCCCCGATCTCAGGGCGGTCCTTCCGTCGTTGTCGAAGTCGAATTTTTCAAGACCGAGCTTTTCCAGTATTTCTCTCACAATCTTCATCTCGTAGTCGAAGTCCGCTCCCGCGTATCCGAAGAAGGCAAAATCGATCTCTTCTCTGGTCTTTCCTGCCTTGTTCAGGATACCTTCGATCACATCTTTGAGATTCCTGACAGCGCTTTCCTTTCCAACGACCTGATAGTTCGCTCCTTTTCCTCTGTGAACAGCCAGAACGTTTCCCTGTTCATCGCTGAGGACGGCCTGTGTTTTCGTTCCCCCCACATCCACTCCGAGAAAGAGCAATCTCTTCACCTCCCCATCATAGTATAATCGTTTCGGGGTGGAAAACATGAAAAAAATCATTCTCGCTCTGCTTGTGATCGTCTCCGTTCAGATGATGGGAGACGTCTTTGTGAGCTTTTCCTACGATTTTTCGGAAAGAGAAACCGTGTCGTCCGTGGGCATGGACACTGGAGAGTTCACAGCGGGAGTGGAACTCTGGGGCTTTTCCTCCATCTGTTTCTTCGTCGGTGCTGTGAGGAATCTGGATCTGGGGGATTTCATGTTTACCCTTGAGACAAGGGTAGGCTTTTCTTTAAAACCCTATCTTGCCGTCGTCAATTTTTTCTGGAAAAAGCATGAAGGAGTAAAATGGGGATTTGGTTATTCAATAACGCTGAAGGACTCGAGCATCAGATTTCCTCTGTTCGTGAGACTGGGGTGGTGAAGAGTGGATTATCTCGAATCACTCGATTTTCCAAAAGTTGTGGAGATAGTAAAGAAATACGCGCTCTCTGACCTGGGAAGAAAACATCTGGACACTCTCAAACCGACGGTGAATCCGTGGGACGAGCTCGAACTCGTGGAGGAGCTTCTGAACTATTTTGCCAGGTGGGGAGAGCCTCCCATAAAGGGATTGAACGATATCTCTCAGGAAGTGGAGAGGGTGAAGTCCGGTTCAGCCTTGGAACCATGGGAACTTCTTCGCGTTTCCGTGTTTCTCGAAGGCTGTGACATCCTGAAGAAGGACTTCGAAAAGCGTGAATACAGCAGGCTCAAAGAGACCTTCTCCAGACTCAGCTCCTTCAGAGATTTCGTGGAAGAGGTGAACAGGTGCATAGAACAGGATGGAGAGATCTCGGACCGTGCGAGTCCCAGATTGAGGGAGATCAGAACGGAAAAGAAGCGTCTTTCCAGCGAGATAAAGAGAAAGGCCGATGATTTCGTCAGGACGCACTCTCAGATCCTTCAGGAACAGATGTACGTTTACAGGGATGGAAGGTATCTCTTCCCCGTGAAGGCTTCCATGAGGAACGCAGTGAGGGGAATCGTTCACCATCTCTCCTCTTCCGGTGCCACCGTCTTTCTGGAGCCCGACGAGTTCGTCGAACTGAACAACAGAGTGCGTCTTTTAGAAGAGGAGGAAAGGCTGGAGATCAGCAGGATCCTGAGACAGCTGACGAACATACTCCTTTCCAGGCTCAACGACCTTGAGAGGAACGTGGAACTCATAGCGCGTTTCGACTCCCTCTACGCGAGGGTGAAGTTCGCAAGAGAGTTCAACGGAACCGTCGTGAAACCTTCTTCGCGGATAAGACTTGTCAACGCAAGACATCCGTTGATACCAAAGGAGAGAGTCGTTCCAATAAATCTTGAGCTTCCACCCAACAAAAGAGGTTTCATCATAACGGGTCCAAACATGGGCGGAAAGACCGTGACTGTGAAAACCGTTGGTCTTTTTACCGCCCTCATGATGAGTGGCTTCCCTCTCCCCTGTGATGAAGGAACGGAGCTGAAGGTCTTTCCAAAGATCATGGCGGACATCGGTGAGGAGCAGAGCATAGAACAGAGCCTCAGCACCTTCTCGTCGCACATGAAGAAGATCGTGGAGATCGTGAAGAATGCAGACAGCGATTCACTGGTCATCCTCGACGAGCTGGGCTCGGGGACGGATCCGGTGGAAGGAGCCGCCCTTGCCGTCGCGATAATAGAGGATCTTCTGGAAAAAGGAGCAACGATCTTTGTAACCACACACCTCACACCTGTGAAGGTCTTCGCCATGAACCATCCTCTGCTCTTGAACGCCTCCATGGAGTTCGATCCGGAAACCCTCTCACCAACTTACAGGGTTCTGGTTGGAGTTCCAGGAGGTTCTCACGCTTTCCAGATAGCAGAAAAGTTGGGACTCGACAAACGTATAATCGAAAACGCCAGATCGAGACTCTCTCGGGAGGAGATGGAACTCGAGGGACTCATAAGGTCTCTCCACGAGAAGATCTCGCTTCTTGAAGAGGAGAAGAGAAAACTCCAGAAAGAACGCGAAGAGTACATGAAACTGAGGGAGAAGTACGAGGAAGATTACAAAAAGCTGAGGAGGATGAAGATAGAAGAGTTCGACAAAGAGCTGAGGGAGCTCAACGATTACATCAGAAAGGTCAAGAAGGAACTCGATCAGGCGATACACGTGGCAAAAACTGGCAGCGTTGACGAGATGAGAGAAGCGGTGAAGACGATAGAGAAAGAGAAGAAAGATCTGGAGCAAAAGAGAATCGAAGAAGCGACCGAAGAAGAAATAAAACCCGGAGATCACGTGAAAATGGAAGGTGGAACCTCTGTGGGGAAGGTCGTTGAGGTGAAAAGTGGCACCGCCCTTGTTGACTTTGGCTTTCTCAGATTGAAGGTGCCCGTTTCGAAACTGAAAAAGGCTAAAAAAGAGGAGAAGGAAGAATCTTCAGCGGTCTCTTACAGGCCTTCGAGCTTCAGAACGGAAATAGACATAAGGGGTATGACGGTTGAAGAAGCGGAGCCGGTTGTGAAGAAGTTCATCGATGACCTGATGATGAACGGCATCAGCAAGGGATACATAATACACGGAAAGGGCACCGGAAAGCTCGCATCTGGAGTATGGGAAATACTGAGAAAGGACAAAAGAGTGGTTTCTTTCAGATTCGGAACACCTTCTGAGGGGGGAACGGGTGTCACGGTGGTGGAGGTGAAAGTGTGATCTTCGCTCTCGATGTGGGTACCAGAAAGATAGCGGGTTTGATCGTCGTCGAGGAGAAAGGTACGATCAGAATCGTGGATTCTGAACTGATAGAACACAAAACACGCACGATGTTCGACGGTCAGGTTCACGATGTGCTCGGAGTGGCGGAAACGGTGAAAGAGGTGAAAGAAAGACTCGAGTCGAGGAACGAAATCGAACTGAAAGAGGTGGCTGTAGCCCTCGCGGGAAGGTTCCTGAAAACTCAAGTAGGTGAGGCGGAGCTGGATTTTTCCAAGACCGGACACATCACCCGCGAAGACGTTATGAAGCTTGAAATAGAAGCGGTGACTAAAGCGCAGGAAAGTGTGGAAGAGGACTTCTTCTGTGTGGGATACTCCGTCGTCGAGTACAGACTCGACGGAATGTGGATGAAAAAGCTTGAGGGACACAGAGGCGGGAAGGCTTATGTTAAGGTGGTCTCTGCTTTCCTTCCCGTTCACGTTGTGGATTCCCTGATGAGGGTTCTGGAGACTGTGGGACTCACTCCGGTTCACGTGACGCTGGAGCCGATAGCGGCGATGGATCTGACCGTCCCGGAGGATCTCAGGTATCTGAACATAGCTCTCGTCGATGTGGGCGCGGGAACGAGCGACATAGCCATCTCGAAGGAAGGAACGGTGGTGGCCTACGGAATGATTCCCATGGCGGGTGACGAGATAACGGAAGCCATAGGAAAGAAATTTCTGCTCGACTTTCAGACGGCGGAACACGTGAAGAGAACCGTTTTTTCGGAAGAAAGAGTGAAGGTGAAGAATATACTGGACAGAGAAATCGAATTAAACGCTCAGGAGGTCTCCGAAGCGATAAAGCCTGTGGTGGATCAGATCACAACGGAGATCTCAACGGTCGTGACAGAGCTGAACGGTGGAGCCCCCTCTGTTGTGATGGTGGTCGGCGGCGGCGCGAAGGTACCGGGTTTTGTGGAAAGTCTTGCCAGGAAGATGGATCTTCCTCTTGACAGGGTATCTCTGAAGAGTGTAGAAAGCACCGGTCTTGTTGAGGATCTCACCGGAAAGGTCAAAGGAAGCGAGTACATTACTCCTGTGGGAATCGCTTACAGTGCCATGAGAAACAGGGGATCCGTTTTCTCTCAGGTCTTCGTGAACGGGGTTCCTGTGAAGCTCATGGGAGGAGTGGGCAGGTACTCGGTCATGCAGGTGCTCATACAGGCGGGATACAGGTTCTCCTCGCTCGTAGGTGGAGAGATGATTTCCTTTGAACTAAACGGAAAAACTCTCTTGAGGCCAAAGAGAAGAACCTCCGTGAAGATTCTCGTGAACGGCGAAGAGGCGAATCTCTCCTCCAGAGTGAAGCACGGTGACAGGATAGATATTCAAACCGAAGAGGAGAAAACTCCACTGAGAATAAAGGACCTTGTGAAACCTGTGAAAGTGAAACTTCCCGATGGAGAAGTGGAGGAGATCTTACCGGAGATCGTGAAGAACGGAACGCCAGTACCACCCGACGCGGACGTAGAAGAAGGAGATGTGATAAGCTTTCCGGAAAAGATAAAGATCTCCGAGATAAAGTCAAAGATCTCCTACGGAAAGACAAGGATCGTGGTGAACGGCGAAGAGAAATGGATCTCCCTCGTGAATCTTGATCTTCTCAAAGGGGGAGTTCCTTTGAAAGACGATAAAGAAGTTCCGCTCGGAGAAGAGATCGACCTCGTTGAAAAGGGAAGGAAAACACTGGAGGAAGCACTTGAAGTTCCCCACATCACCGTCACGTTCAACGGCGAATTGAAGAAAATCCCTTTGAAAATCCTCCACAGGATAGACGAAGAAAGAGTGGAACTGAAAGACTTCAAACCCATGGTAATAGACCTTCTCAAGGATTTGAAACTGGACGGACTCAAGGACTACGAACTTCTCAAAAACGGAAGGAGAGCCATGTTCACTGAACTGCTCGAGGATGGGGACGTGATCGAGTTCAAAGTAAAAAAGTGAGGGGGCCGGCCCCCTCAGATAATAGCCTTCTCCGTTTCTTTATCGAAGGCGTGCATTCTCGTCATGTCGAGTACCAGATCGATTTTCTGTTCTTCTTTTGCCTGAGTCCTCGGGTTGACGGATGCCACAATCAAGTCATCTCCGACTTTCACGTGGAGAATAGTTTCACTTCCGAGAGGTTCGACCACATCCACAACACCTGTGATCGTGTTCTCTGGAGTTGGTGCCAGTGCGAAGAGCTTGTCGTAGATGTCTTCAGGTCTGATACCGAAGATGATCTCCTTGTCGATGTAGTTTGCGAGTTTGTCTTCGAATTCCTTCGGCACCTTCACTTTGAAGCCAGATGCCTGGATCCAGAGACCGCCTTCTCCTCTCACGACTCTCGCGTTGATGAAGTTCATTGGAGGACTACCGATGAATCCGGCAACGAAGACGTTCGCTGGAGAGTTGTATATTTCGTGTGGGGTTCCTATCTGCTGAATCTCTCCGTCCTTCATGACGACGATCTTGTCAGCCATCGTCATCGCTTCCACCTGGTCGTGTGTCACGTAGATGATCGTTGCCTGGAGTCTGTGGTGGAGCTTCTTGAGTTCGCTTCTCATCTGTACCCTGAGTTTCGCGTCGAGGTTGGAGAGCGGTTCGTCGAAGAGGAAAACCTTCGGATTTCTCACGATGGCTCTTCCAACGGCAACCCTCTGCCTCTGACCACCTGAGAGCTGTCTCGGTTTTCTGTCGAGCAGGTTTTCTATTCCGAGAATCTTCGCAGCTTCACGTACTCTTCTGTCGATTTCGTCCTTTGGATATTTTCTCAGCTTCAAGCCGAAGGCCATGTTTTCGTAGACGGTCATGTGTGGATACAGAGCGTAGTTCTGGAACACCATGGCGATGTCCCTGTCTTTTGGTTCGACGTCGTTCACAACTTTGCCGTCGATGTAGATCTTTCCATCTGTGATCTCCTCCAGTCCTGCGATCATTCTCAGAGTGGTCGTTTTTCCACAACCGGATGGTCCAAGGAGAACCACGAACTCCTTGTCTTCGACGACGAGATTCGCGTTTTTCACAGCGACGACTTTGTTTTCGTAGACCTTGGTGACGTTTTCAAGGACAACCTGAGCCATTCTCACACCTCCTGTGAATCGTTGAATTCAAAATACTTTTTGAGCTCGAGATACTTCTCCACGTTCCCGATGTCCAGCAGATAAGTATCAAGGATCTCATCCATGAATTCCATGAGTTTTCTGTATTTCTCGTAGTCAATGACAGCAACCGCGGGCACACCGTTCTTTGTCACGACCACGTCTTTCGTTTTCGCTTCTTCGACAACCTGGGAGAACCGCGCTTTCGCGTCCGCAAGACTGTAAAAAGAAACCCTGCTCAGATCCATTTCATCACTCCCTGACCAGAATTATAGTCAAGTTTACAAAAAATTACAAGCCCTGTTTCGAACAAAAAAACGGGGATATCGAGAAATATCCCCGTTTATTGAAGAATATCGTGCGGATTCTTAAAATTTCACACTGAAGTAGAACTCGTTCGTGTTCAGAACAAAGGTGAGATCGGTATTTCCCTTCTTTGCACGTGTCATGAATCCAAAAGAGACCTCATCTACGGCGGCTGAAACAAGAAGCTTGACATCCACACCGTTTATGGGTGTGAAGTTGAATCCTGCTCCTCCGGCGAGTTTCCAGTTGAGCAGTCCGGCTCCCAAAAAGAGAACGTTGTCTGGATCTGAGATGCCAAAGAGAACCGTGTTGTTCAAAGCTCTGTACGCAAAAGAGGTGCCTCCCATGGAGAATTGACCGCTGTGGAACATGACGGTGTCCCTGGACATGTAGGCGAAGTTGTCGAGGGATAGTCTGTACCCACCGATCTTCACGATGTAGTCCTGTTCCAGGATAGCGTACCCACCCGATCTTCCGATGAAGAACTCATAATAGAGGCTTCCGGGAAACGGAATCACATCTTTCTGATCAACGCAGAAGAAAACGTTCCAGCCGTTCCCAAAAGAAAGACCCGTCTTCAAAGTGACTTCTGAGGTTTTCACCTTGAGAAAACCGAGTTTCTGGTAGTTCGTCGCACTCTTCGAGAGACTCACTCCCACACCCCATCCGTCGTTGAAGACTTCAAAAAAGAGTGTGTCACCGAATTTGACGCGGTATCCATCGGACGTCCAGGTGAAAGAGGCGGGAAGAACGACTACGCCCACCACAAAAATAAAAAGAAGAGGAAGAAACTTTTTCAAAATATCACTCCCCCTCGAGGAGTTTTTGAATGATCCTGTTCGTGAGTTCCGGGTTCGCTTTTCCTTTTGTCTCTCTCATCACGTATCCCACGAAAAACCCTGCCGCTTTCTTTTTGCCTGATTTGTAATCCTGAACGGCCTTTGGGTTCTGTTCCATTGCCTTTTTCACCAGTTCCTCGATGAGTTTTTCGTCGCTGATCTGAACTAAACCTTTTTCCTCCACGATCTGGGAGGGCATCTTTCCTGTTTCGAAGACCTCAGGGAATATCTCCTTTGCGATCTTTATGGAGATCTTTCCTTCGTCCATCAATTTGAAGAGATCAGCGAAGTGCTGAGGGGTCAGTTTTGACTCTGTGATTTCGATGTTTCTTTCGTTGAGTTCTCTCAAAACTTCCGTCATGATCCAGTTGCTGAGATCCTTCGGCCTGTTCACCACCTTCACACACTCTTCGAAGAACTCGGCGAGTTCTTTACTCGAGGTGAGCACCTTTGCGTCGTACTCCGGAAGATCGTACTCTCTCATGAAGCGCTTCGCCTTCTCGTCTGGAAGTTCTGGGAGTTCCTTTTTCACCTCTTCGAGATACTCGTCAGAGAGAACAACGGGCGGTATGTCCGGTTCCGGGAAGTACCTGTAGTCGCTTTCTTCTTCTTTTCCTCTCATGGAAACGGTGGTCTTCGTGGTCATGTCCCAGCCTCTCGTCTCTCTTTCCACGTCTTCTCCTCTCTCCATCGCCTTCACGATTCGCTCGAACTCGTACTCTAAAGCCTTCTCGACGAACCTGAAGGAGTTCATGTTCTTCACTTCCACTCTGTTGCTCTGTCTTCCCGTTTCTGTGTCAACGACGGAGATGTTCGCATCGCATCTGAGCGCTCCCTTTTCCATGTCTCCTGTGCTCACGCCGAGGTACCTCACGATGGATCTCAACTTCTCCATGAAAACACGAGCCTCTCTTGGGGAAGAAATATCGGGCTCTGTAACGATCTCAATTAGGGGAACACCGCATCTGTTCATATCGACCAGAGAGTAGCTTGCGCGGGTGATGGAGTCCCCTTCGTGAACGAGTTTCCCAGCGTCTTCCTCGAGGTGGAGTCTTCTGATTCTGACTTTTTTCCTTCCTTCGTCTCCGTCTATCTCCAGGAAACCCTCGGTTGCGATCGGGTAGAAGTACTGACTGATCTGGTACCCCTTGGGAAGGTCAGGATAGAAGTAGTTCTTTCTGTCGAATCTGGAGTACTTGTGAATCTTGCAGTTCAATGCGAGGGCGGTCTTCACGGCAAACCTGATCATCTCTTCGTTGGGAACAGGAAGGGCTCCCGGCTGGCCGGTGCAGACGGGACAGATCGCCGTGTTCGGGGGAAGCTCGAAGACATCCGCTGGGCAAGAGCAGAACGCTTTGGTCTTCGTTGAAAGTTGAACGTGTATCTCAAGACCTATGACGGGTCTGTATCTCATGCTTTCACCTCCGGGAGCGGGAACATGCCGTTTTCGTTGTAGGGGGAGTTCTTCTCTATGGCCCTTGCTATCCTGAAGACCTTTCCGTCCGCGAACCTCTTCCCTATCACCTGAACACCCACGGGGAGGTTGTTGGAGAATCCAAAGGGAACGTTTATCGCGGGAAGTCCCGCGAGGTTTGCGGGTATCGTGAAGATGTCCATGAGGTAGTAGGTGAGAGGATCCTTTATCTCTCCGATCTTGAAAGCCGTCACTGGGGAAGTGGGGGTGAGGATCGCGTCGTACTGCGAGAGCACCTCGTTGAGTTCATCGGAGATCTTTCTTCTCACTTTCATGGCCTTGTTGAAATAGGCTTCGTAGTAGGCAGCGCTGAGGGTGAATGTTCCGATCATGATCCTTCTTCTAACTTCTTCACCGAACCCGACGTTTCTGGTCTTCATGTACATCTCTCTGAGTCCTTTCTCTTTTACCCTGAGGCCGTACTTGACACCGTCGAACCTGGCGAGGTTGGAACTCGCTTCAGCGGGAGCGATGACGTAATAGACGGCGACGGAATATTTCATGTGCGGGATGCTGACCTTTTCCACCTTCGCACCGAGTTTCTCGAGGAGTTTGAGGGACTCTTCGAATCTCTCTGCCACACCGTCTTCTATCTTGTGCTCGTAAATCTCCTGCGGAACGGCGAATCTCATACCTGCGACGCCGTTTTCGATCTCCGAAAGGAAATCAACTTTCCTATCCATCGTTGTGGCGTCGTTCTCGTCTTTTCCGGAGATGATTTCCATAAGTATCGCCGCATCTTTCACCGTCTTCGTGATGGGACCTATCTGGTCGAGAGAGCTTGCAAATGCCACAAGGCCGTACCTAGAGACGAGTCCGTAGGTGGGTTTGTACCCGACCACCCCGCAGAGCGAGGCGGGCTGTCTCACAGAACCTCCTGTGTCGCTTCCGAGCGCCGCAACGACCATTCCCGAAGCGACCGCAGCGGCAGATCCTCCACTGCTGCCACCGGGAACTCGCTCGAGATCCCAAGGGTTTCTCGTGGGAAAGAACGCGGATCTTTCGGTGCTGGATCCCATCGCGAACTCGTCGAGGTTCGCTTTCCCAACGATGGCAAAGCCCGCTTCTTTCAGTTTTTTCACAACGGTGGCATCGAAAACAGATTCGTAGTTCTCAAGGATTTTAGAAGCACAGGTCGTTTTCATTCCGAGGGTCAGGATGTTGTCCTTGATGGCGATGGGAATTCCCCAGAACTTTCCATTCTTTTCCACGGAGACGTCTTCTTTGACGGAGATGAACGCCTTCACGTGGGGGTCGAACTTCTTTATCGCCTCTAAGGAAAGACGGGGGAGATTTTCCCTTTCTTCGTCAGGG
This window encodes:
- a CDS encoding N-acetylglucosamine kinase; protein product: MLFLGVDVGGTKTQAVLSDEQGNVLAVHRGKGANYQVVGKESAVRNLKDVIEGILNKAGKTREEIDFAFFGYAGADFDYEMKIVREILEKLGLEKFDFDNDGRTALRSGVFDDIGIMVSCGTGSISYASDGRRVNRIGGLSFSLGERLGSHYIASLVTSAVMRAKDGRDDWTTLVEEVEKEIGPVENLLRYDYEGGYTAELVKRVNQALFRCAEKGDAVSLRIFDEIVVEVKKIIDAHRKALNFTPPIKLILEGSFFKNAPSLLINMIESATGKEYEIVIPKHDPVIGAVLFAMERSGLRVTEDLYNRLVRNYLREVKK
- a CDS encoding endonuclease MutS2 → MDYLESLDFPKVVEIVKKYALSDLGRKHLDTLKPTVNPWDELELVEELLNYFARWGEPPIKGLNDISQEVERVKSGSALEPWELLRVSVFLEGCDILKKDFEKREYSRLKETFSRLSSFRDFVEEVNRCIEQDGEISDRASPRLREIRTEKKRLSSEIKRKADDFVRTHSQILQEQMYVYRDGRYLFPVKASMRNAVRGIVHHLSSSGATVFLEPDEFVELNNRVRLLEEEERLEISRILRQLTNILLSRLNDLERNVELIARFDSLYARVKFAREFNGTVVKPSSRIRLVNARHPLIPKERVVPINLELPPNKRGFIITGPNMGGKTVTVKTVGLFTALMMSGFPLPCDEGTELKVFPKIMADIGEEQSIEQSLSTFSSHMKKIVEIVKNADSDSLVILDELGSGTDPVEGAALAVAIIEDLLEKGATIFVTTHLTPVKVFAMNHPLLLNASMEFDPETLSPTYRVLVGVPGGSHAFQIAEKLGLDKRIIENARSRLSREEMELEGLIRSLHEKISLLEEEKRKLQKEREEYMKLREKYEEDYKKLRRMKIEEFDKELRELNDYIRKVKKELDQAIHVAKTGSVDEMREAVKTIEKEKKDLEQKRIEEATEEEIKPGDHVKMEGGTSVGKVVEVKSGTALVDFGFLRLKVPVSKLKKAKKEEKEESSAVSYRPSSFRTEIDIRGMTVEEAEPVVKKFIDDLMMNGISKGYIIHGKGTGKLASGVWEILRKDKRVVSFRFGTPSEGGTGVTVVEVKV
- a CDS encoding cell division protein FtsA: MIFALDVGTRKIAGLIVVEEKGTIRIVDSELIEHKTRTMFDGQVHDVLGVAETVKEVKERLESRNEIELKEVAVALAGRFLKTQVGEAELDFSKTGHITREDVMKLEIEAVTKAQESVEEDFFCVGYSVVEYRLDGMWMKKLEGHRGGKAYVKVVSAFLPVHVVDSLMRVLETVGLTPVHVTLEPIAAMDLTVPEDLRYLNIALVDVGAGTSDIAISKEGTVVAYGMIPMAGDEITEAIGKKFLLDFQTAEHVKRTVFSEERVKVKNILDREIELNAQEVSEAIKPVVDQITTEISTVVTELNGGAPSVVMVVGGGAKVPGFVESLARKMDLPLDRVSLKSVESTGLVEDLTGKVKGSEYITPVGIAYSAMRNRGSVFSQVFVNGVPVKLMGGVGRYSVMQVLIQAGYRFSSLVGGEMISFELNGKTLLRPKRRTSVKILVNGEEANLSSRVKHGDRIDIQTEEEKTPLRIKDLVKPVKVKLPDGEVEEILPEIVKNGTPVPPDADVEEGDVISFPEKIKISEIKSKISYGKTRIVVNGEEKWISLVNLDLLKGGVPLKDDKEVPLGEEIDLVEKGRKTLEEALEVPHITVTFNGELKKIPLKILHRIDEERVELKDFKPMVIDLLKDLKLDGLKDYELLKNGRRAMFTELLEDGDVIEFKVKK
- a CDS encoding ABC transporter ATP-binding protein produces the protein MAQVVLENVTKVYENKVVAVKNANLVVEDKEFVVLLGPSGCGKTTTLRMIAGLEEITDGKIYIDGKVVNDVEPKDRDIAMVFQNYALYPHMTVYENMAFGLKLRKYPKDEIDRRVREAAKILGIENLLDRKPRQLSGGQRQRVAVGRAIVRNPKVFLFDEPLSNLDAKLRVQMRSELKKLHHRLQATIIYVTHDQVEAMTMADKIVVMKDGEIQQIGTPHEIYNSPANVFVAGFIGSPPMNFINARVVRGEGGLWIQASGFKVKVPKEFEDKLANYIDKEIIFGIRPEDIYDKLFALAPTPENTITGVVDVVEPLGSETILHVKVGDDLIVASVNPRTQAKEEQKIDLVLDMTRMHAFDKETEKAII
- a CDS encoding type II toxin-antitoxin system Phd/YefM family antitoxin — translated: MDLSRVSFYSLADAKARFSQVVEEAKTKDVVVTKNGVPAVAVIDYEKYRKLMEFMDEILDTYLLDIGNVEKYLELKKYFEFNDSQEV
- the gatB gene encoding Asp-tRNA(Asn)/Glu-tRNA(Gln) amidotransferase subunit GatB, giving the protein MRYRPVIGLEIHVQLSTKTKAFCSCPADVFELPPNTAICPVCTGQPGALPVPNEEMIRFAVKTALALNCKIHKYSRFDRKNYFYPDLPKGYQISQYFYPIATEGFLEIDGDEGRKKVRIRRLHLEEDAGKLVHEGDSITRASYSLVDMNRCGVPLIEIVTEPDISSPREARVFMEKLRSIVRYLGVSTGDMEKGALRCDANISVVDTETGRQSNRVEVKNMNSFRFVEKALEYEFERIVKAMERGEDVERETRGWDMTTKTTVSMRGKEEESDYRYFPEPDIPPVVLSDEYLEEVKKELPELPDEKAKRFMREYDLPEYDAKVLTSSKELAEFFEECVKVVNRPKDLSNWIMTEVLRELNERNIEITESKLTPQHFADLFKLMDEGKISIKIAKEIFPEVFETGKMPSQIVEEKGLVQISDEKLIEELVKKAMEQNPKAVQDYKSGKKKAAGFFVGYVMRETKGKANPELTNRIIQKLLEGE
- the gatA gene encoding Asp-tRNA(Asn)/Glu-tRNA(Gln) amidotransferase subunit GatA — translated: MDFRRLTIEDSLKLPDEERENLPRLSLEAIKKFDPHVKAFISVKEDVSVEKNGKFWGIPIAIKDNILTLGMKTTCASKILENYESVFDATVVKKLKEAGFAIVGKANLDEFAMGSSTERSAFFPTRNPWDLERVPGGSSGGSAAAVASGMVVAALGSDTGGSVRQPASLCGVVGYKPTYGLVSRYGLVAFASSLDQIGPITKTVKDAAILMEIISGKDENDATTMDRKVDFLSEIENGVAGMRFAVPQEIYEHKIEDGVAERFEESLKLLEKLGAKVEKVSIPHMKYSVAVYYVIAPAEASSNLARFDGVKYGLRVKEKGLREMYMKTRNVGFGEEVRRRIMIGTFTLSAAYYEAYFNKAMKVRRKISDELNEVLSQYDAILTPTSPVTAFKIGEIKDPLTYYLMDIFTIPANLAGLPAINVPFGFSNNLPVGVQVIGKRFADGKVFRIARAIEKNSPYNENGMFPLPEVKA